One segment of Thermococcus sp. AM4 DNA contains the following:
- a CDS encoding metal ABC transporter permease: MIPEFMLRAILASITISVLLGLLSPLINMKGLAFLTHALFHALLFGAVLGMILGLVFNNLSLVMAVATLITIVIVLTIAELERLGFSSDSAVGIVASFVAGLTVLGFGVLYKVMAGRPYFPLTENVVSYLTGELFLITRENLLALTVLGFVILIVLLLFYRDFLYISFDMEGVESYGGRARFYLVLLYVLVGLVGSLIVQSVGLVTLQVVAVLPGAIGLMVSDNLKRVVLTSLLVTLTVQLSSVVIAYFTSIPPSGIATIILGLIYGALLIRK; the protein is encoded by the coding sequence GTGATCCCCGAGTTCATGCTCCGAGCCATACTCGCGAGCATCACGATAAGCGTCCTCTTGGGCCTTCTGAGCCCCCTGATAAACATGAAGGGCCTCGCCTTCCTCACCCACGCGCTCTTCCACGCCCTCCTCTTCGGAGCGGTTCTGGGAATGATCCTCGGCCTCGTTTTCAACAACCTGTCCCTCGTCATGGCGGTCGCGACCCTGATAACGATCGTTATAGTGCTGACGATAGCCGAGCTTGAGCGCCTCGGGTTCTCCTCCGACTCCGCCGTTGGGATCGTCGCCAGTTTCGTGGCGGGCCTAACTGTTCTTGGCTTTGGCGTGCTCTACAAGGTCATGGCGGGCAGGCCGTACTTCCCCCTCACCGAGAACGTCGTTTCCTACCTCACCGGCGAGCTCTTCCTGATAACGAGGGAGAACCTGCTGGCCTTGACGGTCCTCGGGTTCGTTATCCTCATCGTGCTTCTCCTGTTCTACCGCGACTTCCTCTACATAAGCTTCGACATGGAGGGCGTCGAGAGCTACGGCGGCAGGGCGAGGTTTTACCTCGTTCTCCTCTACGTCCTCGTCGGTCTGGTGGGTTCCCTCATAGTTCAGAGCGTTGGTCTCGTTACCCTCCAGGTCGTAGCGGTTCTGCCGGGTGCGATAGGGCTCATGGTGAGCGACAACCTGAAGAGGGTCGTCCTGACGAGCCTGCTGGTTACCCTAACTGTTCAGCTGTCTTCAGTCGTCATAGCGTACTTCACATCCATCCCCCCGAGCGGAATAGCCACGATAATCCTCGGCCTGATCTACGGAGCCCTGCTGATCAGGAAGTGA
- the rnhB gene encoding ribonuclease HII, protein MGRKLAGIDEAGRGPVIGPMVIAAVVVDEDKLGNLEELGVKDSKKLTPRRRERLFDEIIAQLDDYVIIELWPEEIDSRKVTLNEFEVENFAKALNSLKVRPDVVYIDAADVKEGRFGEAVGRLLSFKAEIVAEHRADDKFVPVSAASILAKVVRDRAIERLKREYGEIGSGYPSDPRTREFLEKYYREHGDFPPIVRKTWKTVKKIRKKLESRDKERGSQLTLDSFVG, encoded by the coding sequence ATGGGGAGGAAGTTGGCTGGAATAGACGAGGCCGGACGGGGACCGGTCATCGGGCCGATGGTCATAGCGGCCGTCGTCGTTGATGAGGATAAGCTTGGAAACCTGGAAGAGCTGGGCGTCAAGGACTCGAAAAAGCTCACCCCCCGGAGAAGGGAGCGGCTCTTTGACGAGATAATTGCACAGTTAGACGATTATGTAATCATCGAATTATGGCCAGAGGAGATAGACTCAAGGAAAGTTACCCTCAACGAGTTCGAGGTGGAGAACTTTGCAAAAGCCCTGAACTCCCTGAAGGTCAGGCCGGACGTTGTTTACATCGACGCGGCCGACGTCAAGGAGGGGCGCTTCGGCGAGGCAGTGGGCAGGTTGCTCAGCTTCAAAGCCGAGATCGTGGCGGAGCACAGGGCGGACGATAAGTTCGTCCCGGTTTCGGCGGCTTCAATCCTCGCAAAGGTCGTAAGGGACAGGGCAATTGAGAGGCTCAAACGCGAGTACGGGGAGATCGGCTCTGGCTACCCAAGCGACCCAAGGACGAGGGAGTTCCTGGAAAAATACTACCGAGAGCACGGTGACTTTCCGCCGATCGTCAGAAAAACGTGGAAGACCGTGAAAAAGATACGGAAAAAGCTGGAGTCTAGGGATAAGGAAAGGGGATCTCAGCTAACCCTCGACTCGTTCGTTGGCTGA
- a CDS encoding membrane protein, which translates to MVTTRQVKLVLFILFAVGMIGASLWYAFDTASRADLNDYVGDEVWYVPASRNVLHRLGFEAHYIHNGYEGVNVIFSNDDDKAKYEHVIDEAVIMYDGNMSATVNYQKFPAIYVEIPRERLRDFMNYLRDNIPENAYYTVTGFRYPDKDNIQNYLNLEHPFLGKDFIMLSMLLLGDKPFYWRVPGLILYGLLQLLVLLTAYRITKSYLASLIALFFVAVDPTLQATAVTAMLDIYVGVFVALFTFLLTYGWRNWAGFGVGLAGATKLSGAFGYPVLFLRLLADAKEKAGWRKALRMVVIVVLLGLTVVAYSEYLADYWDAKYFQILALLTILAVAEFVYSSRESLELLLAFLTAGLSLPLLGFLLPEIPAIKVVGFNDWLRNFLGSFKWHLSYKGPNPWTAPFWEWFYNGNSFHFHFNPDIVANTNPTLLLFMVVAVFAIPYVWKRRNLVIVPFGIFWSTVGLFALQYALGGKTQFSFYATALVPEAAVVMGVVVYEIVSWDAFRESLLDYLYWIGRGLRIKRFVEYVEERRKKQEEAEKVEQPALIPTIPLPPTVYVEQRGLPKKVPLARGRRERRPRPGGLPKKHEMNPQPTNESRVS; encoded by the coding sequence ATGGTAACGACGAGGCAGGTAAAATTAGTTCTGTTCATTCTGTTCGCGGTTGGCATGATCGGAGCCTCGCTGTGGTACGCTTTTGACACCGCCTCCCGGGCCGACCTCAACGATTACGTGGGCGACGAGGTCTGGTACGTTCCTGCGAGCAGAAACGTTCTCCACCGGCTCGGCTTCGAGGCGCACTACATCCACAACGGGTACGAGGGCGTGAACGTTATCTTCTCAAACGACGATGACAAGGCCAAGTACGAGCACGTTATAGACGAGGCCGTCATAATGTACGACGGCAACATGTCGGCAACCGTAAACTACCAGAAGTTTCCGGCGATATACGTCGAGATTCCGAGGGAAAGGCTGAGGGACTTCATGAACTACCTCAGGGACAACATCCCCGAGAACGCGTACTACACCGTAACGGGCTTCAGGTATCCCGACAAGGACAACATCCAGAACTATCTGAACCTCGAGCATCCCTTCCTCGGCAAGGACTTCATAATGCTCTCCATGCTCCTCCTCGGCGATAAGCCCTTCTACTGGCGCGTCCCCGGGCTGATACTCTACGGCCTCCTCCAGCTCCTCGTTCTCCTCACGGCTTACAGGATAACTAAGAGCTACCTCGCGTCCCTCATAGCCCTCTTCTTCGTTGCCGTTGATCCGACCCTTCAGGCAACCGCCGTCACCGCGATGCTGGACATATACGTCGGCGTCTTCGTCGCGCTCTTCACGTTTCTCCTGACCTACGGCTGGAGGAACTGGGCCGGCTTTGGAGTGGGTTTGGCGGGTGCAACGAAGCTGAGCGGTGCATTCGGCTATCCGGTTCTCTTCCTCCGCCTGCTGGCCGATGCCAAGGAGAAAGCCGGATGGAGAAAAGCCCTGAGGATGGTCGTTATAGTGGTCCTTCTCGGCCTTACGGTGGTCGCCTACTCCGAGTACCTCGCCGACTACTGGGACGCCAAGTACTTCCAGATACTGGCCCTCCTGACGATTCTGGCGGTTGCGGAGTTCGTGTACTCCAGCAGGGAGAGCTTGGAACTCCTCCTCGCCTTCCTGACGGCCGGTCTGTCCCTGCCGTTACTCGGCTTCCTCCTGCCGGAGATCCCGGCGATTAAGGTTGTGGGCTTCAACGACTGGCTGAGGAACTTCCTCGGGAGCTTCAAGTGGCATCTCAGCTACAAGGGTCCCAACCCCTGGACGGCACCGTTCTGGGAGTGGTTCTACAACGGCAACTCATTCCACTTCCACTTCAACCCCGACATAGTTGCGAACACCAATCCAACGCTCCTGCTCTTCATGGTGGTCGCTGTATTCGCAATACCCTACGTCTGGAAGAGGAGGAACCTCGTCATAGTGCCCTTCGGCATATTCTGGAGCACGGTCGGCCTATTCGCCCTCCAGTACGCCCTCGGCGGCAAGACCCAGTTCAGCTTCTACGCGACAGCGCTGGTTCCGGAGGCCGCGGTGGTCATGGGCGTGGTCGTCTACGAGATCGTCAGCTGGGACGCCTTCAGGGAGTCGCTGCTCGACTACCTCTACTGGATCGGCAGGGGGCTCAGGATAAAGAGGTTCGTGGAGTACGTCGAGGAGAGGAGAAAGAAGCAGGAAGAGGCCGAGAAAGTTGAGCAACCAGCGCTGATTCCAACGATACCCCTGCCCCCAACGGTCTACGTGGAGCAGAGGGGACTTCCAAAGAAGGTACCCCTCGCGAGGGGCAGGAGGGAGAGGAGACCGAGGCCGGGCGGCCTCCCGAAGAAGCACGAGATGAATCCTCAGCCAACGAACGAGTCGAGGGTTAGCTGA
- a CDS encoding methyltransferase domain-containing protein, whose amino-acid sequence MSWVNEVTEDQVELAVELVKKGLDERKLRSKLGPHWKELVEVAKARLRAKDKFSRQDLWMDLEGLRYATHEIVARYRAKRLRELGVKSIADVSCGIGIQLIFYAMEVERAYGIDIDPVKIEFARRNAEKYGVNNIEFINADSLSKEVVERIDAEVVFSDPARPPEAPERTLEGLLPSPLRVYEVYRSKVNAFIFDLPPQMRRERVPWKGEFEYIDLFGAINRLTFYFEPLARAERSAVTLPKGARLESDPNLEDIVEWTERPGQYLYEIPQSIDYADLINELFHRVNGEMKMLLREKRRVLATGEEELRSDYFKRVYSVVAVLPFHPVRINDFLRREGFGRATLRISLPDSEYWRFRRKVETGLRGERRAFVFQLGRKAIIAEEL is encoded by the coding sequence ATGAGCTGGGTTAATGAGGTCACCGAGGATCAGGTCGAGCTCGCGGTAGAGCTCGTTAAAAAGGGTCTGGACGAGAGAAAGCTCCGCTCAAAGCTCGGGCCCCACTGGAAGGAGCTGGTCGAGGTAGCCAAGGCCAGGCTGAGGGCGAAGGACAAGTTCTCCAGGCAGGATCTGTGGATGGACCTCGAGGGCCTTCGCTACGCGACCCACGAGATCGTTGCCAGATACCGGGCGAAGAGACTGAGGGAGCTTGGAGTGAAGAGCATAGCGGACGTCTCGTGCGGGATAGGGATACAGCTGATCTTCTACGCGATGGAAGTTGAGAGGGCTTACGGCATCGATATCGACCCGGTCAAGATAGAGTTCGCGCGAAGGAACGCGGAGAAGTACGGCGTGAACAACATCGAGTTCATAAACGCGGATTCCCTCTCTAAGGAGGTTGTGGAGAGGATAGATGCAGAGGTTGTCTTCTCCGATCCAGCAAGACCGCCGGAGGCACCGGAGAGAACGCTTGAGGGTCTTTTGCCCAGCCCGCTCAGGGTTTATGAGGTTTACAGGTCAAAGGTAAACGCCTTCATCTTCGACCTTCCCCCGCAGATGAGGAGGGAGAGGGTTCCCTGGAAAGGGGAATTCGAGTACATCGACCTCTTCGGGGCGATAAACCGTCTAACCTTCTACTTCGAGCCCCTCGCGAGGGCAGAGAGGAGTGCGGTAACGCTTCCAAAGGGCGCGCGCCTTGAGAGCGACCCCAACCTCGAAGACATAGTTGAGTGGACCGAAAGGCCCGGGCAGTACCTCTACGAGATCCCGCAGAGCATAGACTACGCCGACCTGATAAACGAGCTCTTCCACAGGGTAAACGGCGAGATGAAGATGCTCCTCAGGGAAAAGAGACGCGTTCTGGCCACAGGAGAGGAGGAACTGAGAAGCGACTACTTCAAGAGGGTTTACTCCGTCGTCGCGGTTCTGCCCTTCCATCCGGTCCGTATCAACGACTTCCTGAGGAGGGAAGGCTTCGGAAGGGCGACCCTCAGGATTAGCCTGCCCGATTCCGAGTACTGGCGCTTCAGGCGGAAGGTCGAGACGGGACTGAGGGGCGAAAGAAGGGCCTTCGTCTTCCAGCTGGGGAGAAAGGCGATCATCGCGGAGGAGCTATAG
- a CDS encoding PCNA-inhibitor produces the protein MYRKIDEFLGREGTAKKEPETRKKKKRLRETRLDLFLPEEHVDYFKSLRIGSKKIRNARIEEL, from the coding sequence ATGTACCGCAAAATCGACGAGTTCCTTGGACGGGAAGGCACTGCGAAGAAGGAACCCGAAACGAGGAAGAAAAAGAAACGCTTAAGGGAGACGAGACTGGATCTGTTTTTGCCAGAGGAACACGTTGATTACTTCAAGAGCCTCAGAATAGGCTCCAAGAAGATCAGGAACGCGAGGATCGAAGAGCTATAG
- the pepQ gene encoding Xaa-Pro dipeptidase PepQ produces MRIERLREFIAEKELDGVIITHRPNLYYFTGSAPVLGGYLLVTADEALFLVPQLEYEEAKETSRVPVEAFKRGPELFDRLKSFKLRKLGIEGRTAYSTVQSYREKLGVEEFVTVDDVIKELRMIKTKEELEVIQAACEIADQAMLVAIEEVSEGRREREIAAKMEYVMKMNGAEKPAFDTIIASGPRSALPHGVASDKRIERGELVVIDEGALYNHYNSDTTRTIVVGSPNERQKDIYQAVLEAQRKGVESARPGMTAKELDTIVRDVIREYGYGDYFIHSTGHGVGLEIHEWPGVNQSDETVLKPGMVVTVEPGIYIPKFGGVRIEDTIVITENGAKRLTRTERELI; encoded by the coding sequence ATGAGGATCGAAAGGCTGAGGGAGTTCATAGCGGAGAAGGAACTTGACGGCGTGATAATAACACACAGGCCGAACCTCTACTATTTCACAGGTTCCGCCCCCGTTCTCGGCGGCTACCTGCTCGTAACGGCCGACGAGGCGCTCTTCCTCGTTCCCCAGCTCGAGTATGAAGAGGCAAAGGAAACCTCGCGCGTCCCCGTTGAGGCCTTCAAGCGCGGGCCGGAGCTCTTCGACAGGCTCAAGTCCTTCAAGCTGAGGAAGCTCGGAATCGAGGGGAGAACCGCCTACTCAACCGTCCAGAGCTACCGCGAGAAGCTCGGCGTTGAGGAGTTCGTGACCGTTGATGACGTCATCAAAGAGCTGAGAATGATCAAAACTAAGGAAGAACTCGAGGTCATCCAGGCCGCGTGCGAGATAGCTGACCAAGCGATGCTCGTTGCCATAGAGGAGGTAAGCGAGGGCAGGCGCGAGAGGGAAATAGCCGCCAAGATGGAGTACGTCATGAAGATGAACGGTGCTGAGAAGCCTGCCTTCGACACGATAATCGCGAGCGGCCCGCGCTCCGCTCTGCCCCACGGCGTCGCGAGCGACAAGAGAATCGAGAGGGGAGAGCTCGTCGTCATCGATGAAGGCGCGCTCTACAACCACTACAACTCCGACACGACGAGGACAATCGTGGTCGGCAGTCCCAACGAGAGGCAGAAGGACATCTATCAGGCGGTTCTCGAGGCCCAGAGGAAGGGTGTCGAGAGCGCGAGGCCGGGAATGACGGCGAAGGAGCTCGACACGATCGTCAGGGACGTCATCAGGGAGTACGGCTACGGCGACTACTTCATTCACTCAACCGGTCACGGTGTTGGCCTTGAGATACACGAATGGCCCGGCGTGAACCAGAGCGACGAGACCGTCCTCAAGCCCGGTATGGTCGTCACAGTCGAGCCGGGCATATACATTCCAAAGTTCGGGGGAGTCAGGATAGAGGACACGATAGTCATAACCGAGAACGGGGCCAAGAGATTAACGAGGACGGAGAGGGAGCTTATCTGA
- a CDS encoding type II toxin-antitoxin system RelE/ParE family toxin: protein MSYEVILSRNALKYIKKLPPEDRKRIKEALLKLSQNPWFTQYKKLRGYPFYRIRVGDYRIIYSVDDESKTVYVVKIGKRGEVYKNIG from the coding sequence ATGAGCTATGAGGTCATTCTCTCGAGAAACGCCCTGAAGTACATCAAAAAACTGCCTCCCGAGGACAGGAAGCGGATAAAAGAGGCCCTTCTTAAACTCAGCCAGAACCCCTGGTTCACACAGTACAAAAAGCTTAGGGGTTATCCTTTCTACCGCATAAGGGTTGGAGATTATCGCATAATCTACAGCGTTGATGATGAGTCCAAGACTGTGTACGTTGTGAAAATCGGGAAGAGGGGAGAGGTTTACAAGAACATAGGGTGA
- a CDS encoding mRNA surveillance protein pelota, with protein MQILEEKPKEGIVKVKAETLDDLWHLYHVIDPGDIVYAKTLRKQAQRADALRAEKVEVIPVYLGVKAEKINFHKFANQVRVTGPIVYASREDVPLGKYHTITIEEGTVVTIQKPRWKEHHIERLKEAIEASKRAKVMIVVIDEGEADIALVREYGVEMVASIRRNLGGKRYNTDRESEEKRFFHDLAKTMAELMEREKIEKAIVAGPGFVKEDFHKFLRENYPELAKKVVIEDTSVTGRTGIYEVIKRGTVDRVYHENRVAKEVQLVEKVLENIARNNGLATYGLREVEEAVNYGAVETLLVLDELLKGDLREKVEELMDAVRYSRGEVVIVSSEHEGGEKLKALGGLAALLRFRVK; from the coding sequence ATGCAGATACTCGAGGAGAAGCCCAAGGAGGGCATAGTGAAGGTAAAGGCCGAAACGCTGGACGACCTTTGGCACCTCTACCACGTCATAGACCCGGGAGATATAGTTTACGCTAAAACCCTTAGAAAGCAGGCCCAGAGGGCCGACGCGCTGAGGGCCGAGAAGGTCGAGGTCATTCCGGTCTACCTTGGCGTCAAAGCCGAGAAGATAAACTTCCACAAGTTCGCGAACCAGGTCCGCGTTACCGGGCCGATAGTTTACGCGAGCAGAGAGGATGTTCCCCTCGGCAAGTACCACACGATAACGATTGAAGAAGGAACGGTCGTAACAATCCAGAAGCCCCGCTGGAAGGAGCACCACATAGAGCGCCTTAAGGAGGCGATAGAGGCGTCAAAGCGGGCAAAGGTCATGATTGTGGTGATAGACGAGGGAGAAGCCGATATAGCGCTCGTCCGCGAGTACGGCGTCGAGATGGTCGCTAGCATAAGGCGGAACCTCGGCGGGAAGCGCTATAACACCGACCGCGAAAGCGAGGAGAAGCGCTTTTTCCACGACTTGGCCAAGACTATGGCCGAGCTCATGGAGAGGGAGAAGATTGAAAAGGCGATTGTAGCTGGCCCGGGCTTCGTCAAGGAGGACTTCCACAAGTTCCTGCGCGAAAACTACCCCGAGCTGGCCAAGAAGGTCGTCATCGAAGATACGAGCGTAACCGGAAGGACGGGCATCTACGAGGTCATCAAGCGCGGAACCGTTGATAGAGTTTACCACGAGAACAGGGTTGCCAAGGAAGTCCAGCTCGTCGAGAAGGTCCTTGAGAACATCGCGAGGAACAACGGGCTGGCCACCTACGGCCTCAGGGAAGTGGAGGAAGCGGTGAACTACGGGGCCGTTGAGACGCTTTTGGTCCTCGACGAGCTGTTGAAGGGCGACCTAAGGGAGAAGGTCGAGGAACTCATGGACGCGGTGCGCTATTCAAGGGGTGAAGTTGTCATCGTCAGCTCTGAGCACGAAGGAGGAGAAAAGCTGAAGGCCCTTGGCGGCCTCGCGGCGTTGCTGAGGTTCAGGGTGAAGTGA
- a CDS encoding HEPN domain-containing protein, giving the protein MSFREWLQKAEKDLVLAKNSLSLKFYDYATFHAQQCAEKALKAFLVSRGMPIKRTHDIGELILLCAEVDSEFLKLFDDDVDVLTAYAVEARYPTLHKPDKEEVENAIKLAELALSFVRSKLTSP; this is encoded by the coding sequence TTGAGCTTCAGAGAGTGGCTCCAGAAGGCCGAGAAAGACCTCGTGCTGGCCAAGAACAGCCTTTCCCTCAAATTCTACGACTACGCGACTTTTCACGCCCAGCAGTGTGCAGAGAAAGCCCTAAAAGCGTTTTTAGTATCGAGGGGAATGCCTATCAAGCGAACCCATGACATTGGGGAGCTCATACTCCTGTGCGCTGAAGTGGATTCGGAATTCCTAAAGCTCTTCGATGATGATGTTGACGTTCTGACCGCCTACGCCGTTGAGGCGAGGTATCCAACCCTCCACAAGCCGGATAAAGAAGAGGTTGAGAACGCGATAAAGCTCGCCGAACTCGCCCTCTCCTTCGTGCGCTCCAAGCTCACTTCACCCTGA
- a CDS encoding nucleotidyltransferase domain-containing protein has product MSSELIRDVILRVSRELGLEVDEIILFGSRARGDFRADSDWDVLVVLSEQVGRKMELEAYKRMHRELLLKGIKADILFISRDELEKVKDDTGFLYYYALREGVKI; this is encoded by the coding sequence ATGAGCTCGGAGCTTATCCGCGACGTGATTTTGAGGGTATCACGCGAACTTGGTCTTGAAGTTGATGAGATAATCCTCTTCGGCTCCCGTGCCAGGGGGGATTTTAGAGCCGACAGCGACTGGGACGTTCTGGTTGTTCTGTCGGAGCAGGTAGGAAGGAAAATGGAACTCGAAGCCTACAAACGAATGCACAGGGAGCTTCTGTTGAAGGGGATCAAGGCGGATATTCTCTTCATCTCAAGGGACGAGCTGGAGAAGGTCAAAGACGACACGGGCTTCCTCTACTACTACGCCCTCAGGGAGGGTGTGAAAATTTGA
- a CDS encoding AIR synthase family protein produces the protein MLKPGKLRNDVLKRVVFPYLGVEDEKVVYGPREGFDSAVLEYDGENYLVVATDPVIGVPREAFGFFAYHFAASDVAVFGAEPRWLVLNLLFPEGTPEEYVGEVMGDVHEECLKYGGSIIGGHTGVYPSITEPIGTSTVAGTVRKEELKLPIAKPGDRIVVTAKVGLEFAVSAAYFREKELLGKLTKKELMRLKRSFYFETVVPEALIARNFARGMHDATEGGLTALHEIADNSGVGFRVYADKLHLDPLVKKVLDFYNLEPWSVSSTGTLIAITPPEKSDALIVELLKNGILAFELGEFTEEKERVLMEGSEERPFPEFEGDPYAELYGKR, from the coding sequence ATGCTAAAGCCCGGAAAGCTCAGGAACGATGTCCTCAAAAGGGTCGTCTTCCCGTATCTGGGCGTTGAGGATGAGAAGGTCGTCTACGGGCCGAGGGAAGGCTTTGATTCCGCCGTTCTCGAGTACGACGGTGAGAACTATCTCGTCGTTGCAACGGACCCAGTCATCGGCGTCCCGAGAGAGGCCTTCGGGTTCTTCGCCTACCACTTCGCGGCCAGCGACGTCGCCGTTTTCGGTGCAGAGCCGAGGTGGCTCGTGCTCAACCTCCTCTTTCCCGAGGGTACGCCGGAGGAGTACGTCGGGGAGGTAATGGGCGACGTGCACGAGGAGTGCCTCAAGTACGGGGGTTCAATCATCGGGGGGCATACCGGCGTCTATCCCTCAATAACGGAGCCCATAGGCACCTCAACGGTCGCTGGAACGGTGAGGAAGGAAGAGCTCAAGCTGCCGATAGCGAAACCGGGAGATAGGATAGTCGTGACCGCCAAGGTCGGTCTAGAGTTCGCGGTTTCGGCGGCGTACTTCAGGGAGAAGGAGCTCCTCGGGAAGCTCACCAAGAAGGAACTCATGAGGCTAAAGCGCTCCTTTTACTTCGAAACCGTCGTTCCAGAGGCCCTTATCGCGAGGAACTTTGCGAGGGGAATGCACGATGCAACCGAAGGCGGCTTAACAGCTCTGCATGAGATAGCCGACAACTCCGGGGTGGGCTTCAGGGTCTACGCCGATAAGCTCCACCTCGATCCACTGGTCAAGAAGGTTCTCGATTTCTATAATCTGGAACCGTGGAGCGTTTCCTCAACCGGGACGCTGATAGCCATCACGCCGCCCGAGAAAAGCGATGCTTTAATTGTCGAATTACTTAAAAATGGAATTCTAGCGTTTGAGCTCGGCGAGTTCACCGAGGAGAAAGAGAGGGTTCTCATGGAGGGTAGCGAGGAGAGACCCTTCCCCGAGTTCGAGGGCGACCCCTACGCGGAGCTCTATGGCAAACGATAA
- a CDS encoding PP2C family serine/threonine-protein phosphatase, translating to MDAKWLCLPYLCAVSDVGARSNNEDGFIVEKLPSGYYLGIADGLGGHAAGEVASEIALTAAKRVVVDEYEDGIDGQLLRLLLRKAHELANSAVLEEAVGERKGMGTTLLSAVIRGREVFLANTGDSRAQLIRDGDVVASTRDHNLLRELLDKGIALTKAEAMEASRRLTHVIGGRGKRFAVDLYRWEARPGDWLLLSTDGLHDYLDAEAILDVLSRNEEPGKAVMELLREALGVTRDNVTIILYRWW from the coding sequence ATGGACGCGAAGTGGCTCTGCCTTCCGTACCTCTGCGCCGTGAGCGACGTTGGTGCCAGATCCAACAACGAGGACGGGTTCATAGTTGAAAAACTGCCCTCGGGCTATTACCTTGGGATAGCCGACGGCCTGGGCGGGCACGCGGCTGGCGAAGTGGCCTCTGAGATCGCCCTGACCGCCGCGAAGAGGGTCGTTGTGGATGAATACGAGGACGGGATAGATGGACAGCTCCTTAGGCTCCTCCTGAGGAAAGCCCACGAGCTGGCGAATTCGGCCGTTCTGGAGGAGGCAGTTGGCGAGAGAAAAGGCATGGGGACCACGCTCCTGAGCGCGGTAATCAGGGGACGGGAGGTTTTTCTGGCCAACACCGGGGACAGCAGGGCTCAGCTCATAAGGGATGGAGACGTGGTGGCCTCAACGAGGGATCACAACCTGCTCAGGGAACTTCTGGACAAGGGGATTGCATTAACAAAGGCAGAAGCCATGGAAGCTTCCAGAAGGCTGACCCACGTTATCGGGGGTAGAGGAAAGCGCTTTGCGGTCGATCTTTACCGCTGGGAGGCCAGACCCGGGGACTGGCTTCTCCTAAGCACCGACGGGCTCCACGACTACCTTGATGCAGAGGCTATCCTTGATGTACTCTCCAGGAACGAAGAGCCCGGGAAAGCCGTTATGGAACTCCTGAGGGAGGCCCTCGGGGTAACTCGTGACAACGTCACTATCATCTTATACAGGTGGTGGTGA
- a CDS encoding 7-cyano-7-deazaguanine synthase yields the protein MVEIGTVIEDLRNFARKTGLRDRKILMLFSGGKDSSLALYLLKEAKLNVSALTFFHRWSWRETLNWAMKFTKNLGVEHYLVDITEGLLREAVGRKGPVCIHCKKVMLWNAKWFAINNGFDVLAKGDNANDKIIGALLDQCSGDIRLCELPRIGLPILRPLIRYTAEEVEELADEVGIKPYRMYEHARRRQWREGCPLQYIDTEETIKPELMDLAYRVNYEVSRIARRRKVRVSVRVPSFEVMAWDPDPETMEEIKKLIEKFKR from the coding sequence ATGGTGGAAATCGGGACGGTTATCGAGGATCTCCGGAACTTCGCCCGGAAAACCGGCTTAAGGGACAGGAAAATACTGATGCTTTTTTCGGGCGGTAAGGACAGCTCCCTCGCTCTCTACCTCCTGAAGGAGGCTAAGCTCAACGTTTCCGCTTTAACGTTCTTTCACCGCTGGAGCTGGCGCGAAACGCTCAACTGGGCGATGAAGTTTACAAAAAACCTCGGCGTCGAGCACTACCTCGTGGACATCACAGAGGGTCTCCTCCGCGAGGCCGTTGGCAGGAAGGGGCCGGTCTGCATCCACTGCAAGAAGGTCATGCTCTGGAACGCCAAGTGGTTTGCCATCAACAACGGTTTTGACGTCTTAGCGAAGGGCGACAACGCCAACGACAAGATAATCGGGGCACTGCTCGACCAGTGTTCCGGTGACATAAGGCTCTGCGAGCTTCCGAGGATTGGGCTTCCGATACTCCGTCCCCTGATTAGGTACACGGCGGAGGAAGTTGAGGAGCTCGCAGACGAAGTCGGGATAAAGCCCTACCGCATGTACGAGCACGCGAGGAGGAGGCAGTGGCGCGAGGGGTGCCCGCTCCAATACATAGATACGGAAGAAACGATAAAACCGGAACTAATGGACCTGGCCTACAGAGTGAACTACGAGGTGAGCAGGATCGCGAGGAGGAGAAAGGTGAGGGTGAGCGTTCGCGTTCCCAGTTTTGAGGTCATGGCCTGGGATCCCGATCCGGAAACGATGGAAGAGATTAAAAAGCTCATCGAAAAGTTCAAACGGTGA